A window of Zingiber officinale cultivar Zhangliang chromosome 5A, Zo_v1.1, whole genome shotgun sequence contains these coding sequences:
- the LOC121981373 gene encoding probable xyloglucan 6-xylosyltransferase 1 yields MSVLGRCLGVRRERQLQRALRNGRLTLICLVLTVVVLRGTIGAGRFGTPEKDLHDLRRLLHRQQHLPHRALAEQHRDASFLADDADDPPRDPSAPYSLGPQISDWDQQRADWLRRHPDRPSFVSPSKPRVLLVTGSSPEPCENPVGDYFLLKFIKNKIDYCRVHGLEIFYNMASFDAQMAGFWAKLPLIRSLLLSHPEVEFLWWMDSDAMFTDMVFELPWERYGPYNLVMHGWEEMVYDEHNWIGLNTGSFLLRNCQWSLDLLDAWAPMGPKGETRIEAGKVLTAYLKDRPVFEADDQSAMVYLLATQRERWGDKVHLENGYYLHGYWGILVDRFEEMIQNDRPGLGDHRWPLVTHFVGCKPCGKFGDYSVERCFKQMDRAFNFGDNQILQMYGFTHKSLNSRSVKRIRNETDNPLDLKDDLGLLHPEFRAAAKVTQS; encoded by the coding sequence ATGTCGGTGCTGGGTCGGTGTTTGGGCGTACGGCGGGAGCGGCAGCTGCAGCGGGCGCTCCGCAATGGCCGCCTCACTCTCATCTGCCTCGTCCTCACCGTCGTCGTCCTCCGTGGAACTATCGGCGCTGGCCGCTTCGGCACGCCCGAGAAGGACCTCCACGACCTCCGCCGCCTCCTCCACCGCCAGCAGCACCTCCCCCACCGCGCCCTCGCCGAGCAGCACCGGGACGCCTCCTTCTTGGCCGATGACGCAGACGACCCCCCGCGCGATCCCTCCGCCCCTTACTCCCTCGGCCCCCAGATCTCCGATTGGGACCAGCAGCGCGCGGATTGGCTCCGCCGGCACCCTGACCGCCCCAGCTTCGTTTCCCCCAGCAAGCCCCGCGTGCTCCTCGTCACCGGTTCCTCCCCAGAGCCCTGTGAGAATCCCGTCGGCGACTATTTCCTCCTCAAGTTCATCAAGAACAAGATCGACTACTGCCGCGTCCATGGCCTAGAGATCTTCTACAATATGGCTAGCTTCGACGCCCAAATGGCCGGCTTCTGGGCCAAGCTGCCGCTGATCCGTTCGCTCCTCCTCTCCCATCCCGAGGTTGAGTTTCTCTGGTGGATGGACAGCGACGCTATGTTCACGGACATGGTCTTCGAGCTCCCTTGGGAGCGCTACGGCCCCTATAACCTCGTGATGCACGGTTGGGAGGAGATGGTGTACGACGAACACAACTGGATCGGCCTCAACACCGGCAGCTTTCTTCTTCGCAACTGCCAATGGTCGCTAGATCTCCTCGACGCCTGGGCGCCCATGGGCCCTAAAGGAGAGACTCGAATTGAGGCCGGCAAGGTCCTCACCGCCTACCTCAAGGACCGACCCGTCTTCGAGGCCGACGACCAGTCCGCCATGGTCTATCTCCTGGCCACCCAGCGGGAACGATGGGGCGACAAGGTCCACCTCGAGAACGGATACTACCTCCACGGCTACTGGGGCATCCTCGTCGACCGCTTCGAGGAAATGATCCAGAATGACCGCCCGGGACTCGGCGACCACCGCTGGCCCCTCGTCACCCACTTCGTCGGATGCAAGCCCTGCGGCAAATTCGGGGATTATTCAGTGGAGCGCTGCTTCAAACAGATGGACCGCGCCTTCAATTTCGGGGACAACCAGATCCTGCAGATGTATGGCTTCACTCACAAATCACTCAACAGTAGAAGCGTGAAACGGATCCGGAACGAGACCGACAACCCCTTGGATCTCAAGGATGACCTAGGGCTGCTCCATCCAGAATTCAGGGCCGCCGCCAAGGTCACTCAATCTTGA